From Zea mays cultivar B73 chromosome 3, Zm-B73-REFERENCE-NAM-5.0, whole genome shotgun sequence:
ACCAGAACAAGTGAGAGATTGTGAAATTACCTTGGAGACCACATCACTGATAGTTGATGAGAAGCAACAGATCATGGTTACAGTGGATGGAGATCTTGTCAAGGATGATTCTGAAACCGATAATGTTCATGACGATGAACAGATGGAAGTGGTAACTGCTGACGAAGTGCTAGAGGACACAGGGATAACTGTTGAAGATGTTGAGGAGAAGCAAAAGAGCACATTTACAGTGGATAAAGATGCTGTTGATGATCATTTTTTCAAAACTGATGATGTTCATGCCGATGAACAGATGGAAGCGTCAACTACTGATGAAGTACCAGAACTCACAGAGGCAGATTATGAAGTTGTTGAGGAGAAGCAACAGAGCACATATACAATGAATGGATGCTTTGAGAATGATCATTTCAAAATCCATGTTGCTCAtgctgatgaaaagaaggaagttGTTGCTACTGATGTGCCAGAAGTCACAGGGACGGACGGTGAAATAGAGGAGAAGACACCAGTGATA
This genomic window contains:
- the LOC103650747 gene encoding uncharacterized protein; the encoded protein is MDEDVVEDHSETDGDYSNEHIEAVTTDKVPELKLIEDIFVQSDHAVAADNLPEQVRDCEITLETTSLIVDEKQQIMVTVDGDLVKDDSETDNVHDDEQMEVVTADEVLEDTGITVEDVEEKQKSTFTVDKDAVDDHFFKTDDVHADEQMEASTTDEVPELTEADYEVVEEKQQSTYTMNGCFENDHFKIHVAHADEKKEVVATDVPEVTGTDGEIEEKTPVIVDEKKLSTFTMDGDVVVDHADGQKEVIVTEVPDEVTVTGDEGVEEKAAMITEGTPDHGTAPSTLLNPWWRC